The stretch of DNA caacacattcttaatattccaaaaaaaaaattgtatacacataaaaatatatactaacataccatataggtatatacctctgtttaattatataaaacaaaactaagtgttttaaaattttatattatatctaataacaaatttaatgtaattaggttataaactgtataaaacgtaagaagaagacaaaacattctaaaaaaattatgaattaattagataaaagttaattaattgagaatttgaaaactaaataaattaaaaattattatttaaaatatattaatttataatttaatccCGCAGTATACTGCAGGTGAAAACCTagtaaaattgtaatttattttaagaatGTAACTCTCCTCACTTTACTAAATAttcattctctcatctctctACCCATATCTCCaatttttctaagtttttacAGTATACTTTGTTTTCATTATCTTACATTACATGCATCGCATTTAAGGCATTATGGTGGAAAgagtttgtttttatatttatttatatacacatatattttgAGTGTTGTAACTAGGCCTGGGCGTTCGGATATCGGATCGGATTCGGTTTGGATTTTTcgtatttcagatttttttggatattgactcTAACATCCATTCGGGTACTTATAAAGTTGGATCGGTTTTGGTTCGGATAATTCGGATTTCGGATCGGTTTGGATATGATTGTCgacaaccaaaattaaaccaaaagttatTGGACAATGTTTTATTCGAATACTTTTTAATCTTATTGTACCAAATAACCATACTAATGgagtattagaaaaaaaaacaaaatatagaaattaagtAAGTGACAAGGTTCtcaaaaaaccatataaatacataaaagatatgAGGCATATCTATCgaaatatcaaattatttcttatatgttcGGTTATATTCGGATATCTATTAGATATCGATTCGGATCGGATAATATCCaatatccaaaataataaaagcCAAGAACCAATcggttattttcttaatattggtTCGGTTTTAATCCGCTTATTTTGGTTCGGATACGGTTCAGATTTTGGGATTCAGgttttatgcccaggcctagttgTAACTTACACTTTTAGCTTTTTATATATCttctgtttattattatttttctaaaactacatataaaatttatttatgttaatcattttcaaccaaaaatatatgaatgacttgataatttttattgtatttatagttcacattttttttcctaaactcATATGAGTATTAtgtttttaatctctttctaTGAGTATATTGAACTACATTTAgttactttttaataaaatgttattttagttaattaaaattttaaatgtgaCTTCTGCCATTTCTCATTCTAAATATCATCGTTCCCTCATTATCGTCCACCATCttaaatatttagatttatttcttttttttgtcaaccaaacattatttaaatttattttttctgttgCATGAATTGAAATATCAATCAAGACACAATAATGGTTAATTTTTGATTCTAATAAGAGTATGCGGTTTTActtgaacaaacaaaaatgaatttttaaatatcataGTAATAAACTTgagaattaatatatttattgaaaacaaTGAACAAAATTGTTGACATCTCTAATGATTATACAACCTCGAGTGCAATtaaaaataatgatgaaaacttatatatcaaagtagcaaaataaaaggactaaaacaaaatcaaaagatatttatgtaagatcatatcttttgaaattgacTTATAAAAGTGTAAGGAAAAtatgtttccaaaaatacaatatctttctttgtaaaaaaactaattgTTATAAAACTTGTGCAttgcacaaaaacaaaatataaatatatataatttgctttgaatattttctcaaaaataaaatttgtatataaaaataacaaaaaaatataaataaatcacGCATAACATGACTAAAAACTTCTATTATAATAGATATAGTGGTCCTTTGAGCACCACAAGATTGTAACCttctaaagataaagaaaataacttattgaaaaaaattaacgTATCATATATTGCTAAACATTATTTTGatctaaatatgaaaaaatgaaaatagatatatttaacCTTCCAAAACATACTTGAATGATTGGATCATGATATTACTTATTATGAAATTTCGTGAATTTAGATTAAACTAAATCGATTCTAACcagaaataatttgaaaattgaatATATTGTTGGTGACTCGTGATAAAAATGCTCTAATTTTGTTCAAGGGTTGCTTTCTTATGAATTAGAAAAAATACACAATACAAATTACAGACTAACGATGAAAGATATATTTTGTTCActtctaaatataattatttgaaatattttttattgagatatatatatatatatatgtgtgtgattttcctaaattataaatatagaaCGTCtatgtgaaattaataaaaaacaaaagaaaaaaggagagaaaatgTGTGTGAAAGTTTTGGTTCTCTACCAGATAATAAAAGATTATATGTAGTAGTATAAAATAAAGTGacttacaaaattaaattagatgAAAAGTCGGATCTTTTGTATTTGGtaactacaaaagaaaaaatgtgaaGGAGAACATAAACTGAAAGTGGGCATAATTTACCCGTCAAAttattcaggtttttttttgtaagaatttgtctaatataaaaccatataattaaaggaaaatgtttggttgaaaaaaaaagccaTATAATTAAAGGAAAATGTTTGGCTAAATGCAtaatttgcttttttcttttttttgggatattccCAATACAATTGAGAacttctacaaaaaaaaaagcgtcACATGCAAATAACAAAATCTAATCACAAATTCTTCACTAATATCTCATATCTCGAAGAGTCATCCGGTTTTGTTGTTTCCACCTCTTCCATCGATGCCACCAATTGTGATTTCTTTGCTGCTACCATTTGTCGGAGTACCTGATGGAGTAGAAGCTGAACCCGAATCCTCCTCCTGCAACTCATTAGTTTGCTTTAACTAAACCGAACTAGACAATCcatattagatttgtttttgctttgattGCTCTGACTTCAATACaacaaacatttaaataaataaaagatacaaTGAATTGAAATTCCAGATAAAAACACCTTTAATCTcacaattacaaataaaaagttTAGCATGACAAAAAAAGGATCTCTTAAGATACAAAGCCTGATGGAAATAGACCAAACACCAAACCAAGTTGGCCCGGTTTTGTTCGTTGGTAATTTTGTATCTCGGTTCTAATTAAGCACAATCAAATCCGCCATAAGCATCATTCTATTTTACGTAGAACGAGTGGCCAATATGATTCATTTAATGGGCCTAAAATGGGCCTTTAAAATCGAGCTAGGCGGTTGGTGCAGACAAgcgatttgatttgatttttattttcagtcACTTTTCAATCATTTCCGATTTGTATGATTTATTCATGATGACCACGACCGCCGCTTCAATCATTGGTCCTCctacatttcaattttttctccaatttgttttatactattttacaatgtgaaagaaaaaaaaaaaacagtttgaaagaaaaaaagtcaagagaaacgttaataaaaaaacaacgcagatagaaaaaccaaaaggaaaagaaaaaacatagaaaaacgCGAAACGCAGATCGTGGAAATGTGAGTTTGGAAAAGGGAAGAGCGTCAGAGAAGAAGCAGCAAAAATGTATGGTCGATACAGCTGGCTTATGACCCTCCtcctacctttttttttactctgtcgatgtttttagtattttgttgTGGTCCAACTCctacattttaaaattagttttatttatttttttgaagtttgttgaatattttatttaaagaatattttatgAATGTTTGTTCGCTGGATATTAATTTGTCATTAATAACAAAAAGGTTAATTATTTAATCCGCTGCTTTCTAGTAGTACCCAAGTTAAAACAACAGTTCATTATATTAGTAGCAGTCAGATACTTTACTCCGCTGCTTTACTTGCGATTATTGCTTGTTGTTGCATTCAAGTATTATATTAGTAGCAGTCAGATATGTGAGCCATGTGACAACGAAGAAACTATTATAACCACTGATATCATCTAACACATATAGTTTATCAATTTGTAGCAAATTGGTTATAACACTAGTTACATGTAGGATagcatttttgtttcttgatatgAACATAGTCATGAATGATTTCAAccttgtttttataaaaatatataattattaaattgacTCATCTGTTTTTTAACCATTTCACAATATTTCCTTAGAAATTTAGTTGTAAACATCCATATTTCACCAAAAACATTTGCTAAAAAATTATCGTAATTACCCAATcgataaaacatttaaattcaaAGAATCTACTCAATCATAACATGGAAATAAAGAATCTACACTCTTAGTCTTAAACGGTTTAAACCGAATAACATTGTGACCCTAATTCACATAataccaaaataatatttttttttctgtgtggaAATGATAAAGAATCAAAATCTTAGAAgagtgtattgaaacaatgattttggaggattttatgggatttatgaaatttggaattttgatagattttagggaagttgatatgatttatggtaaaattctttcaaatcccacctaaaactatgagatttggatttctgtatttttaactaaacaaatcctttcaaatcctccagaatccctacAACTTATTAAAGTCCAAAtacacaaactgttttgaataacagtggattttaaaatagatttttaaatcatcagttcaataacagtggattttaggagactttttaaaatccatgattgaataacataggatttgtaacttttacagaaatcacttaaaatgtgaagttgaatacacccctctTAAACTGAatgtaaaactataaaatgACATAatccttttttaattattttttgtgataAACATAAGAATAATAGGATAGCGAAAGAAAAAGTGATTCCAATACAAATGTGATTgattgactaaaaaaaaatgatatctaAAGAATTATAAAATTCTAGAGTTATAAATCCCACTCTATCATTGGttgtttatttaataatttactagaaaaaataaataaattctaactttttttttaggtagTCTAATAGTATTCAAGTACTCACTCATTTAATAAAGTACTAAAATAACCAATTTAAAGGAGAAATTAAAAACATgcgaaaaaaaaacagagagatttgcggagtaaaataaaaagagaaggaagGCAGAGCCAGAGACAGAGTGGTGGTATTTGTGTTCGACtccttttaaaaaacaaaaaacttgcGGCGGCGGAAACTGCGTTACACGGCGGGTCTTTaagtttctttcttccttctgaATCTTTCtcgcttaaaaaaaaaaaaggttgttgCTTTCGCTGTAATTGCAAACTGGCGAAGTACCCCACTTGCTTCTACTCTTGTCTTCAAAGGTTCTCCTTTTTTATtccctctttttttatttttgtatcccCTCTGAAATTAAACAAATGGGTTTGGTACTTACACAGTTACACAATAGTAAAAAAACTCACCAAAGTTACttagttttgattcttcttcatattgttgttgttgttggattcTCAGTTAAGTATaagtaaaaaagttttttgagtGAGtcttaagagagagagaagagagtagttgttgttgttgttgtctgaaCAATGTCACTTTCTGTCGGCATTGTCTGCGTTCCGACACAAGacttcatttcttcttcttcttactctttacCTTCGAGTTCTAGAAGAAACTGCGGCGGTGGGCTGTGATTTGATgtttctttcctcttcttcttcttctattttcacACCAAGCTTGTGTTCTCTGATTAgaaaaaaccaaatttgatttcttgaatCTGCTgatttaaggattttttttttttttatttactcttCTTCCTGTCATTGAAtgtgggaaatttttttttgtggggaaTCACGTCCACGTCCATCGATTGTTGAATTTTTGATATTAAATCGCCGATGAAGTTGAAATTTTCTGGAGATCtgtcaaggttttttttttattaatgaatccttttttttttttactgcatgttgattgattgatttttttcacATAAGAATCTTAAATTCAATTTTTACAAGTtgacaccttttttttttttaatttacctcTCAAACAAGAAGCTCTGTTTGCTTTTAAaattgtctcttcttcttcttcttctacttttctttTCGCCGACattcttgtttttattctttctttgtttgtccAGGGTTATCGCATGGTAGTAGTAGCTTGGAGCATCGGTgagacaaagaaagagaagaggctgttttgtttttccaaatgTCAGCAATTCTTGCAGCTGCCATTGGTGGTGCTGTAGGAGCTCTTGCAttgattgctttgtttctttttctcctttggTTTTGTGTCTTTCGTCCTAAGAATCTCTCAAGAACTTCTGAGACTGGCTCTTCTGATCCATCTACTCAAGGTCACAAATCCCATCCAACAATTCCcaattcctctctctctctctctattgacTTTCTCTTAGGATGATAGCTAAATGATTACTTTTgctatttgtgtgtgtgttttttttgtagaaggAAGAAATGTTGCAATTGAGTTGTCAATGAGAGAAGCTAGAAGGTTTGAAATGGAGGAACTTGCTCAAGCCACCAAGAGTTTTACTAATAAAAGTCTTATAGGTATTGGCAAATTCGGTGAGGTTTACAAAGGTTTGCTTCAAGATGGTGTTCTTGTAGCTATTAAGAAAAGACCTNNNNNNNNNNNNNNNNNNNNNNNNNNNNNNNNNNNNNNNNNNNNNNNNNNNNNNNNNNNNNNNNNNNNNNNNNNNNNNNNNNNNNNNNNNNNNNNNNNNNNNNNNNNNNNNNNNNNNNNNNNNNNNNNNNNNNNNNNNNNNNNNNNNNNNNNNNNNNNNNNNNNNNNNNNNNNNNNNNNNNNNNNNNNNNNNNNNNNNNNNNNNNNNNNNNNNNNNNNNNNNNNNNNNNNNNNNNNNNNNNNNNNNNNNNNNNNNNNNNNNNNNNNNNNNNNNNNNNNNNNNNNNNNNNNNNNNNNNNNNNNNNNNNNNNNNNNNNNNNNNNNNNNNNNNNNNNNNNNNNNNNNNNNNNNNNNNNNNNNNNNNNNNNNNNNNNNNNNNNNNNNNNNNNNNNNNNNNNNNNNNNNNNNNNNNNNNNNNNCTAAGAATCTTTCAAGAACTTCTGAGACTGGCTCTTCTGATCCATCTACTCAAGGTCACAATTCCCATCCAACACTTCCcaattcctctctctctctctctctctctctctctctattgacTTTCTCTTGGATGATATAGCTAAATGATTACTTTTGctatttgtgtattttttttgtagaaggAAGAAATGTTGCAATTGAGTTGTCAATGAGAGAAGCTAGAAGGTTTGAAATGGAGGAACTTGCTCAAGCCACCAAGAGTTTTACTAATAAAAGTCTTATAGGTATTGGCAAATTCGGCGAGGTTTACAAAGGTTTGCTTCAAGATGGTGTTCTTGTAGCTATTAAGAAAAGACCTAGTCTTCCTACTCAAGAATTCGTTAACGaggttttttttacaaatgttcTTGTTCAGTGTTTTGCTTATGGTCTTTGAACAATAAGTGTCTTGAGAGGCTGGCTTACATGTTTCTTTCAGGTTCGTTATCTATCGTCTATCCATCACCGAAATCTTGTTACTCTATTGGGTTATTGTCAAGAAAGCAACACGCAGTTTCTTGTCTACGAGTATGTTCCTAATGGAAGTGTTTCCAGTCACCTGTACGGTAACTCTCTGTCCTTATTAGAGATAGATTAATGTTGTTGTTCTCATTTTGGTATCTTAATCAGTTTGAGATTATGAGTTTGGATCATCATTtggatcttttctttttttattaggaGCTGGTGGTAAAGTACCTGGAAATAGGCTAGAATTCAGACATAGGCTTGCAATATCTATAGGAGCTGCTAAAGGTAATCAATCCTATGCAAAAACCAAACTCATATGAGGCCAGCTCTAGCTTGTGTCCTGATCTTTGCATATACCCTCTTTTTAATCTCTAGGCTTGGCGCATCTTCACTCGCTGAGTCCTCGATTGATACACAAGGACTTCAAAACCGCTAATGTTCTTGTGGATGAAAATTTCATTGCTAAGGTTGCAGATGCAGGAGTCCGTAATTTCTTAGGAAGAGAGGATGTTGGTACATCTTCCCACATTGTTGCAGATCAGATTTTCCTCTCGCCAGAGTAATTTAAATGTTACCTTTGAGGCTTATGTttgtctctctttgtttttgtatcaaAGTTTCTTAGATCCTCCCCTTGTGCAGGGTTCAAGAGTTCAGAAGATTTTCAGAGAAAAGTGATGTCTATGCTTTTGGTGTGTTCCTCTTGGAATTAGTAAGTGGAAGAGAAGCATCAGAACCATCCCCTTCAAGCTCAACACAGACGCTAGTTGAATGGGTATGTACTCACACTCTAAACTGAACTGAAATCAAAATCCAGATCACATAATGCTGCCAATGTAATCTCACTTGTATGCACTGAGAGTTGCAGATGCAAAACTTAAAGGATTACGCGGATATACCAATGATGATCGATGAGAGACTAGGAGGTACATACACAGCAGAAGGAGTTGAGGAGCTTATTACATTGACACTGAGATGTGTTGATGTTTCAAGTGAGAAGAGACCAACAATGAGTTATGTTGTGACAGAGCTTGAGAGAATACTGGACAAAGAAGTGAGCTTAACAACAGTAATGGGTGAAGGTACTCCAACTGTTACTCTTGGAAGTCAGCTTTTTAAAGCTTCAAAGTGATTAAAAAAGGAACCatctttttacatatatatacatatatattatgtaagGTCTCTGAGATAACAACAATCAGAGAACTtacaaggaggaagaagaagaagactgatcAGCTGTTTTGTGTTAAGTGTATAAAGAACAGCTgagcttattattattattcgtttttttttttttttcctcctttatACTTCCTTTTTGGAGGTTATTTTCAGcaattattttttgacaattgAGTGCAGAAAATATAACTTttgtaaaaacattatttattgatATAAAGGAAGCAAAGAGTGGAATGTTGTTGTgtgattctttctttcttgtataAGTAGAAACTTACATTTTACTCTCTAAATGTAATGTAAACCATCTTGAGGAGATTTTTGAATTTAGCTTCAAAGCCTTTATTGCCAAGTTAGTTGAATAAGTTCTGATCAAAAGATTCCAATTGGCTAGCTGTTGAACTAGCAGAAGGTGATAACTCCCTGTCTGAAGAACTCAAATTATTGTGTTTGTACAGAAAGACTCAGAGCTACTTTTTTTACTATAGAGTAGCAATTTTGGGAAAGATTTTGACCTTAGCTTCAACCTACCTATGTCTTTATAGCCTTTATTGCCAAAGGAGATATAATAACCAAGTTGGtctcaaaagttttttgatCAAAAGATTCCAATTGGATAAAAACTCTTTGGACTAATTTGTCAagcaagttttatttattttattttggtctcagtcaaaaaaaaaaaaaatcaatactcAATGCTCTCTGATTTATTTATGACTGTCCCTAGCTAGTTTTGCTACAACCTTTGTGGGCACACAGAACTATAAACAGTCTTTGAAGAGattgcaaaatcaaaaccatgTTTGGTCTGATTTTTATGTCGGGAGAGAAGATCTAATGATAAAGACTGTTCTTCTGTAAGATGGTGAAATCGTTATTGAATTGGTGGGTCTCATTTTAAATCTAATCTACTCTTCCAGATCTTGAccttacagaagaaaaaaacacacaggACTGATTAATTGAAAAGCTCAGAAAAGCAAGTAAGAAACCAGAGTTTTGATTCTTACAACATACAAACAGAGCTAATGTATTgtcataaataaaacattaaagtccgttaaaacatttaatttttaaattacaaaaaaatgagaACCACTCGATTTTTGGATAGACCAATCTTGTAaaggtttaagtttttttggttGGCCAAggagaaagcttttttttttctgctctcGAGACAATGGCGACGAAGCTGATTACTCCGCCGTTGTCTTGTCCATGGGTTACTTCAAGAGAGGTAACAATCAAAGGGCTTCCAAGGCGGAGACGG from Camelina sativa cultivar DH55 chromosome 9, Cs, whole genome shotgun sequence encodes:
- the LOC104710474 gene encoding nodulation receptor kinase-like gives rise to the protein MSAILAAAIGGAVGALALIALFLFLLWFCVFRPKNLSRTSETGSSDPSTQEGRNVAIELSMREARRFEMEELAQATKSFTNKSLIGIGKFGEVYKGLLQDGVLVAIKKRPSLPTQEFVNEVRYLSSIHHRNLVTLLGYCQESNTQFLVYEYVPNGSVSSHLYGAGGKVPGNRLEFRHRLAISIGAAKGLAHLHSLSPRLIHKDFKTANVLVDENFIAKVADAGVRNFLGREDVGTSSHIVADQIFLSPEVQEFRRFSEKSDVYAFGVFLLELVSGREASEPSPSSSTQTLVEWMQNLKDYADIPMMIDERLGGTYTAEGVEELITLTLRCVDVSSEKRPTMSYVVTELERILDKEVSLTTVMGEGTPTVTLGSQLFKASK